The window AAGCAAGCCGGCTGGACCGAGTCCCAGCTGCGGGCATTCACGATCAGTCACTATTCCAAAAGCCACTGGAACCTGCTCTCCAAGAAGGAGCGCAGAGCGATCATCGCTATGTTCCAGTCCTATATCAAGAAACAAGAGATCAATCAATCACCAAATAAACAAAGCGATCCTAAGGAGGATTCAAATGAGTAAAGCGAGCAAGCCAGTCAAAGAACGCACCTTAACCGATGCTCAAGGTAGGGAAATCCCTGTGAAGGTGCTGCACACCGAGATATTGGAAAAGGATGCCGCAGTCAAGAAAGCGATGGACTGCGCACTCAAACTGCAAGAACGTATCTTAACCGACAAACAGAAAATGATCCAGATCATCGAGAACTATCTGAACGACGCTGCTCGCAGAAACGGCCTGGAATGGAAAGGCAATGCCCTCCTCTTCACTTTCGATGAGAAGTACAAAATCGAGATGCGGTTCCGGGAGAAGATTCAGTTCGGAATCGAACTACAGCTCGCCAAGCAGAAGATAGACGAGTGCATCAAAGCCTGGTCAGTAGACTCCAACGATAACCTCAAAGCTATCATCAACGAAGCATTCCAAGTGGATAAGCGTGGTCAACTGGCTCGTTACCGCATCTTCGCCTTGCGCCGTTACAAGATCAAAGACCCGACTTGGAAGGAAGCGATGGAGCTAATTGACAAGGCCATCCTGGTCACTTCTACTAAGCAATACATCTCTTTCGCAGTGCGAGACGAGGCCGGTAACTACAACAAGGTAGTGCTGAACTTCAGTGCCCTGTAGATACTGTCTCATGATAGCCCATCCTGATTTGATCAAAGCAAGGGAGATTGAAACATGGCATCCATAGAATCGATAACAGCAGAGGAGCCAATGAAAGTGTTCGACATCAATCGCAACTACCGGCCTGACGAAGTGGCTGCCGCTCTCCGAGTGAGCAGGAAAACCGTCTATCGTTGGATCAGAGACATTGCCAACCCTCTGCGAGCCTTTCGCACTACTGAAAACGGACAGCTGCGCTGCTCCGGTAAAGACCTCAACCAATATGTCCTCAAGAACCAGGTTAAGCCCGAATATGAGTAACTCCATCGAGTTCCGCATCAAGCGGGACAACTGCAAAGAAGCCTATCTGAACGGCAAGACCGAACCCAGGGAGCTGGCGGTGATCTTCGGAGTATCTGACATCACCGTCCGCAAGTGGGTCAAGAACGGTAAGTGGGACGAGTTGTTCAAGGAAGAGCGTAAGCTCGACCACGAGATCAACTTGGCTCGCAAGAAAGCGCTCATCCAAGCGCTCCGGGAATATGCCAAGAACCCTGCCGATACTGCTTTGCAGAGCCTCGTAAGCCTAATCAAGCAGAACCAGAAAGACGCTGAGCCATCCAAGGAACTGAACGACTATATCGTCCGCTTCCTGGATCAGGTGACCGACTTCATGATCGAGAAAGGGCACGAGACCTTGCTTAAGCAGTTCCAGGGCATCGTGATAGACCTGGCCGACTACTTGAGGACGAGAAATGGATAGATTTACAACCACGGACATGGTTGCCTCCAAGCCTACCCTCCAAACCCTCCAAACAGGGGAGTCGTCGCCTCCGGCTCCCCTGATCC is drawn from Candidatus Cloacimonadota bacterium and contains these coding sequences:
- a CDS encoding DUF3164 family protein, whose translation is MSKASKPVKERTLTDAQGREIPVKVLHTEILEKDAAVKKAMDCALKLQERILTDKQKMIQIIENYLNDAARRNGLEWKGNALLFTFDEKYKIEMRFREKIQFGIELQLAKQKIDECIKAWSVDSNDNLKAIINEAFQVDKRGQLARYRIFALRRYKIKDPTWKEAMELIDKAILVTSTKQYISFAVRDEAGNYNKVVLNFSAL
- a CDS encoding helix-turn-helix domain-containing protein — protein: MKVFDINRNYRPDEVAAALRVSRKTVYRWIRDIANPLRAFRTTENGQLRCSGKDLNQYVLKNQVKPEYE